Proteins encoded within one genomic window of Bombus terrestris chromosome 11, iyBomTerr1.2, whole genome shotgun sequence:
- the LOC100646513 gene encoding regulatory-associated protein of mTOR isoform X2, with product MSVIASKPCHEKENLKSTEEDDWKMQLAFCKPRHTATIEGVNCITQTWRMKERMKTVSVALVLCLNVGVDPPDIVKTQPCARLECWIDPLSVSPQKALETIGSNLQKQYERWQPRARYKQSLDPTVEEVKKLCTSLRRNAKEERVLFHYNGHGVPKPTSNGEIWVFNRTYTQYIPLSVYDLQTWMGAPSIYVYDCSNAGIIVESFQQFAEQHEKEYEMEKQAVQQNRATGVASATAPSYKNCIQLAACAANQILPMNPDLPADIFTSCLTTPIKIALRWFVMQNTSKLVPKISLDLIDKIPGQLTDRRTMLGELNWIFTAITDTIAWNTLPRDLFQRLFRQDLLVASLFRNFLLAERILRSYDCTPVSCPKLPPTYQHPMWQAWDLALDLCLAQLPSILENEDQFIHSPFFEEQLTAFQVWLTLGSKNRNPPEQLPIVLQVLLSQVHRLRALELLGRFLDLGPWAVNLALSVGIFPYVLKLLQSNARELRPLLVFIWAKILAVDSTCQADLVRDGGHKYFLSVLQDTSIPSEHRTLAAFVLASIVNDYRPGQVAANHGSLVSICLEQLGDSNALLRQWLCLCLARLWHNYDKARWCGVRDIAHEKLFILLQDPVPEVRAASVYALGTFINSVTTRSEHANNIDQIIAMTLINTVSHDMCPLVRKELVVALQWMVLHFENSFVTLALAEENSRKDLVVETLSPFSGMRRISSRDRLKMLSPNNTYSVDSTDGFGQDRIKRVSSSSSISSLGNNWEFVRKPCESLGHSSLGNLPSLSYGSVYMKLWHGLCSLDNDPHPVVATMSQKVTNHIRNQVKESSAPKEVIETKISSSLSLPPSPSNRTTYLSNSKGESPPTVNSGTDLLRSSRIPLHGNRSRKPIPNTISEEADEVAGIKTPLTTSQFVEWSCAQFAQPVSLEIETESMNDMESRAHYEREWRYLRNKKQRCDAREEQLRAVQSRVESQVFHTRCSHSPEVLTFHPFEPHLAVALKDYFGVWDCQTGTKLTYCASHGNKMSRITALEFINAHDITLLMAGSDDGSVRVWKNYSSMLNRDPVLLTAWQAMADIQPATKATTAGLVTKWEQRSLTLAVTGDVRIVRLWDAETELKKQDIPTGADCCATCVDVDGIGAMMAVGCGDGSVRLFDRRLPPLESRVMIWREHTAWVLGTSLRKCERSAPQLFTGSSSGDIRIFDLRKNSSVSTVQITQGITALAAHEMADIFACGSTNHCISVYNTMGQHLNTIKFHEGFMATRISPVSCLSFHPYRVILAAGCVDNTITAYASESRR from the exons ATGTCAGTAATTGCCTCAAAGCCATGCCacgagaaagaaaatttgaaatcgacGGAGGAGGACGATTGGAAAATGCAGCTTGCATTTTGCAAACCACGGCATACAGCGACAATTGAAGGCGTAAATTGCATTACACAGACATGGAGGATGAAAGAACGG aTGAAAACTGTGAGCGTGGCTCTAGTTTTATGTTTAAACGTTGGTGTTGATCCACCGGACATTGTCAAGACGCAACCGTGCGCACGTCTCGAGTGTTGGATCG atcCTCTGTCAGTAAGTCCACAGAAAGCTTTAGAAACTATAGGTTCTAATTTACAAAAACAGTATGAACGATGGCAACCAAGAGCTCGTTACAAACAAAGTTTAGACCCCACTGTTGAAGAAGTTAAAAAATTGTGTACTTCTTTGAGACGAAATGCAAAGGAGGAAAGAGTTCTTTTTCATTATAATGGTCATGGTGTTCCTAAACCTACTAGTAATGGTGAAATTTGGGTATTTAATAGA ACATATACACAATACATTCCTTTGTCTGTATATGATTTACAGACATGGATGGGTGCACCTAGCATCTATGTATATGACTGCTCCAATGCAGGTATCATTGTAGAGTCTTTTCAACAATTTGCAGAGCAACACGAGAAAGAATATGAG ATGGAAAAGCAGGCAGTTCAGCAAAATCGTGCAACTGGAGTTGCAAGTGCCACTGCACCATCCTATAAAAATTGTATCCAATTGGCAGCATGCGCTGCTAATCAAATTTTACCTATGAATCCAGACTTACCTGCAGACATATTTACATCATGTCTTACAACTCCAATAAAAATAGCATTGCGAtg GTTTGTCATGCAAAATACATCAAAGTTGGTACCAAAAATATCACTAGATTTAATTGACAA AATTCCAGGACAATTGACTGATAGAAGAACAATGTTAGGGGAACTTAATTGGATTTTTACAGCAATTACTGACACTATTGCATGGAACACATTGCCAAGAG ATTTATTTCAGAGATTATTCAGGCAAGATTTATTAGTAGCTagtttatttagaaatttcttaCTTGCTGAAAGAATACTTCGCTCATATGACTGCACTCCAGTTTCTTGCCCAAAATTACCACCTACTTATCag CACCCTATGTGGCAGGCATGGGATTTGGCACTTGATCTCTGCTTAGCACAATTGCCATCTATTCTTGAAAATGAAGATCAATTTATACATTCACCCTTTTTTGAAGAACAATTGACAGCCTTTCAAGTATGGCTTACACTAGGTTCTAAGAATCGCAATCCTCCAGAGCAACTGCCAATAGTACTACAAGTGTTATTAAGTCAAGTTCATAGACTAAGAGCGTTAGAGTTATTAGGGCGTTTTCTTGATCTTGGTCCATGGGCAGTGAACTTGGCTCTTAGTGTAGGCATTTTTCCATATGTTTTAAAATTACTTCAAAGTAATGCCAGAGAACTACGTCCACTACTTGTTTTCATTTGGGCAAAGATTCTTGCAGTTGATAGT actTGTCAAGCAGATCTCGTACGAGATGGAGggcataaatattttttatctgttCTTCAGGATACTTCTATACCG AGTGAACATAGGACGTTAGCGGCATTTGTTTTGGCTAGCATTGTAAACGATTATCGACCGGGTCAAGTCGCTGCAAATCATGGCAGTCTCGTATCAATTTGTCTGGAACAACTTGGAGATTCAAATGCTTTATTACGACAATGGCTATGTTTGTGTCTCGCGAGACTTTGGCATAATTATGACAAAGCAAGATGGTGTGGAGTCAGAGACATTGCCCACGAAAAACTGTTTATATTATTACAGGACCCAGTTCCTGAG gtTCGAGCGGCGAGTGTTTATGCTTTGGGAACATTCATAAATAGTGTAACAACACGAAGTGAACATGCAAATAATATTGATCAAATTATAGCTATGACGCTTATTAATACTGTGTCTCATGACATGTGTCCCTTAGTTAGAAAA GAATTAGTAGTAGCACTTCAGTGGATGGTAttacattttgaaaattcgtTTGTAACATTAGCATTGGCTGAAGAAAATAGTCGAAAAGATCTCGTAGTGGAAACGTTATCGCCATTTAGCGGAATGAGACGTATTAGTTCTAGAGATAGGTTGAAAATGCTTTCTCCGAACAACACATACAGTGTGGATAGTACAGATGGATTTGGTCAGGATCGTATTAAAAgagtgtcgtcgtcgtcgtctatTAGTAGCTTAG GAAATAATTGGGAGTTCGTGAGGAAACCTTGCGAGTCACTTG gGCACAGTTCTCTTGGAAATTTACCAAGTCTTTCCTATGGTAGTGTATATATGAAATTGTGGCATGGATTATGCAGTCTTGACAATGATCCTCATCCTGTGGTTGCTACTATGTCTCAGAAGGTCACAAATCATATTCGAAATCAG GTCAAAGAATCCTCTGCACCTAAGGAagtaattgaaacaaaaatatcttCGTCACTGTCTCTTCCGCCTTCTCCATCAAATCGTACCACATATTTAAG taatagcaAAGGAGAATCACCACCTACAGTAAACTCTGGGACAGATTTATTACGTTCGTCGAGAATACCATTGCATGGCAATCGTTCAAGGAAACCAATTCCCAACACA ATTTCAGAAGAAGCAGATGAAGTTGCTGGAATTAAAACACCATTAACTACTTCACAATTTGTTGAGTGGAGTTGTGCTCAATTTGCTCAGCCTGTTAGTTTAGAAATTGAAACTGAATCAATGAATGACATGGAAAGTAGAGCACATTATGAAAGAGAATGGCG ATACTtaagaaataagaaacaaaGATGTGATGCAAGAGAAGAACAATTACGTGCAGTACAAAGTAGGGTAGaatcacaagtatttcatacaAGGTGTTCACATTCTCCAGAAGTTTTAACATTTCATCCTTTTGAACCTCATTTGGCTGTAGCATTGAAAGATTATTTCGG ggTATGGGATTGTCAAACCGGTACAAAGTTAACTTATTGTGCAAGTCATGGAAATAAAATGTCTCGTATTACAGCGCTGGAGTTTATTAATgctcacgatataacgttattaatggCTGGATCTGACGATGGTTCGGTTAGAGTGTGGAAAAATTATAGTAGTATGTTAAATCGCGATCCAGTTTTACTTACTGCTTGGCAAGCAATGGCTGATATACAACCTGCTACAAAAGCAACTACCG CTGGATTAGTTACTAAGTGGGAGCAAAGATCCCTTACATTGGCTGTAACAGGTGATGTTCGTATTGTCAGACTTTGGGATGCAGAGACTGAATTAAAGAAACAAGATATACCAACAGGTGCTGATTGTTGTGCTACATGCGTTGATGTCGATGGTATAG GTGCCATGATGGCAGTAGGTTGTGGAGATGGTTCAGTTCGTTTATTTGATAGAAGATTGCCCCCTTTAGAATCAAGAGTTATGATTTGGAGAGAGCATACAGCATGGGTGCTAGGCACATCTTTGAGAAAATGTGAAAGATCTGCACCGCAACTGTTCACTGGATCATCTTCAGGAGATATTAGAATATTTGATCTTAGAAAAAATTCTTCTGTGAGCACTGTACAGATAACACAAGGTATTACAGCATTGGCAGCACATGAAATGGCTGATATTTTTGCGTG TGGATCAACGAATCACTGTATAAGTGTATATAACACTATGGGTCAACACCTAAACACAATAAAATTTCATGAAGGATTTATGGCCACTCGTATTAGTCCAGTAAGTTGTCTAAGTTTTCATCCCTATCGTGTGATTCTAGCAGCTGGTTGCGTAGACAATACTATCACAGCATATGCGTCTGAATCACGCAGATGA
- the LOC100646513 gene encoding regulatory-associated protein of mTOR isoform X3: MSVIASKPCHEKENLKSTEEDDWKMQLAFCKPRHTATIEGVNCITQTWRMKERMKTVSVALVLCLNVGVDPPDIVKTQPCARLECWIDPLSVSPQKALETIGSNLQKQYERWQPRARYKQSLDPTVEEVKKLCTSLRRNAKEERVLFHYNGHGVPKPTSNGEIWVFNRTYTQYIPLSVYDLQTWMGAPSIYVYDCSNAGIIVESFQQFAEQHEKEYEMEKQAVQQNRATGVASATAPSYKNCIQLAACAANQILPMNPDLPADIFTSCLTTPIKIALRWFVMQNTSKLVPKISLDLIDKIPGQLTDRRTMLGELNWIFTAITDTIAWNTLPRDLFQRLFRQDLLVASLFRNFLLAERILRSYDCTPVSCPKLPPTYQHPMWQAWDLALDLCLAQLPSILENEDQFIHSPFFEEQLTAFQVWLTLGSKNRNPPEQLPIVLQVLLSQVHRLRALELLGRFLDLGPWAVNLALSVGIFPYVLKLLQSNARELRPLLVFIWAKILAVDSTCQADLVRDGGHKYFLSVLQDTSIPSEHRTLAAFVLASIVNDYRPGQVAANHGSLVSICLEQLGDSNALLRQWLCLCLARLWHNYDKARWCGVRDIAHEKLFILLQDPVPEVRAASVYALGTFINSVTTRSEHANNIDQIIAMTLINTVSHDMCPLVRKELVVALQWMVLHFENSFVTLALAEENSRKDLVVETLSPFSGMRRISSRDRLKMLSPNNTYSVDSTDGFGQDRIKRVSSSSSISSLGHSSLGNLPSLSYGSVYMKLWHGLCSLDNDPHPVVATMSQKVTNHIRNQVKESSAPKEVIETKISSSLSLPPSPSNRTTYLSNSKGESPPTVNSGTDLLRSSRIPLHGNRSRKPIPNTISEEADEVAGIKTPLTTSQFVEWSCAQFAQPVSLEIETESMNDMESRAHYEREWRYLRNKKQRCDAREEQLRAVQSRVESQVFHTRCSHSPEVLTFHPFEPHLAVALKDYFGVWDCQTGTKLTYCASHGNKMSRITALEFINAHDITLLMAGSDDGSVRVWKNYSSMLNRDPVLLTAWQAMADIQPATKATTATAGLVTKWEQRSLTLAVTGDVRIVRLWDAETELKKQDIPTGADCCATCVDVDGIGAMMAVGCGDGSVRLFDRRLPPLESRVMIWREHTAWVLGTSLRKCERSAPQLFTGSSSGDIRIFDLRKNSSVSTVQITQGITALAAHEMADIFACGSTNHCISVYNTMGQHLNTIKFHEGFMATRISPVSCLSFHPYRVILAAGCVDNTITAYASESRR, from the exons ATGTCAGTAATTGCCTCAAAGCCATGCCacgagaaagaaaatttgaaatcgacGGAGGAGGACGATTGGAAAATGCAGCTTGCATTTTGCAAACCACGGCATACAGCGACAATTGAAGGCGTAAATTGCATTACACAGACATGGAGGATGAAAGAACGG aTGAAAACTGTGAGCGTGGCTCTAGTTTTATGTTTAAACGTTGGTGTTGATCCACCGGACATTGTCAAGACGCAACCGTGCGCACGTCTCGAGTGTTGGATCG atcCTCTGTCAGTAAGTCCACAGAAAGCTTTAGAAACTATAGGTTCTAATTTACAAAAACAGTATGAACGATGGCAACCAAGAGCTCGTTACAAACAAAGTTTAGACCCCACTGTTGAAGAAGTTAAAAAATTGTGTACTTCTTTGAGACGAAATGCAAAGGAGGAAAGAGTTCTTTTTCATTATAATGGTCATGGTGTTCCTAAACCTACTAGTAATGGTGAAATTTGGGTATTTAATAGA ACATATACACAATACATTCCTTTGTCTGTATATGATTTACAGACATGGATGGGTGCACCTAGCATCTATGTATATGACTGCTCCAATGCAGGTATCATTGTAGAGTCTTTTCAACAATTTGCAGAGCAACACGAGAAAGAATATGAG ATGGAAAAGCAGGCAGTTCAGCAAAATCGTGCAACTGGAGTTGCAAGTGCCACTGCACCATCCTATAAAAATTGTATCCAATTGGCAGCATGCGCTGCTAATCAAATTTTACCTATGAATCCAGACTTACCTGCAGACATATTTACATCATGTCTTACAACTCCAATAAAAATAGCATTGCGAtg GTTTGTCATGCAAAATACATCAAAGTTGGTACCAAAAATATCACTAGATTTAATTGACAA AATTCCAGGACAATTGACTGATAGAAGAACAATGTTAGGGGAACTTAATTGGATTTTTACAGCAATTACTGACACTATTGCATGGAACACATTGCCAAGAG ATTTATTTCAGAGATTATTCAGGCAAGATTTATTAGTAGCTagtttatttagaaatttcttaCTTGCTGAAAGAATACTTCGCTCATATGACTGCACTCCAGTTTCTTGCCCAAAATTACCACCTACTTATCag CACCCTATGTGGCAGGCATGGGATTTGGCACTTGATCTCTGCTTAGCACAATTGCCATCTATTCTTGAAAATGAAGATCAATTTATACATTCACCCTTTTTTGAAGAACAATTGACAGCCTTTCAAGTATGGCTTACACTAGGTTCTAAGAATCGCAATCCTCCAGAGCAACTGCCAATAGTACTACAAGTGTTATTAAGTCAAGTTCATAGACTAAGAGCGTTAGAGTTATTAGGGCGTTTTCTTGATCTTGGTCCATGGGCAGTGAACTTGGCTCTTAGTGTAGGCATTTTTCCATATGTTTTAAAATTACTTCAAAGTAATGCCAGAGAACTACGTCCACTACTTGTTTTCATTTGGGCAAAGATTCTTGCAGTTGATAGT actTGTCAAGCAGATCTCGTACGAGATGGAGggcataaatattttttatctgttCTTCAGGATACTTCTATACCG AGTGAACATAGGACGTTAGCGGCATTTGTTTTGGCTAGCATTGTAAACGATTATCGACCGGGTCAAGTCGCTGCAAATCATGGCAGTCTCGTATCAATTTGTCTGGAACAACTTGGAGATTCAAATGCTTTATTACGACAATGGCTATGTTTGTGTCTCGCGAGACTTTGGCATAATTATGACAAAGCAAGATGGTGTGGAGTCAGAGACATTGCCCACGAAAAACTGTTTATATTATTACAGGACCCAGTTCCTGAG gtTCGAGCGGCGAGTGTTTATGCTTTGGGAACATTCATAAATAGTGTAACAACACGAAGTGAACATGCAAATAATATTGATCAAATTATAGCTATGACGCTTATTAATACTGTGTCTCATGACATGTGTCCCTTAGTTAGAAAA GAATTAGTAGTAGCACTTCAGTGGATGGTAttacattttgaaaattcgtTTGTAACATTAGCATTGGCTGAAGAAAATAGTCGAAAAGATCTCGTAGTGGAAACGTTATCGCCATTTAGCGGAATGAGACGTATTAGTTCTAGAGATAGGTTGAAAATGCTTTCTCCGAACAACACATACAGTGTGGATAGTACAGATGGATTTGGTCAGGATCGTATTAAAAgagtgtcgtcgtcgtcgtctatTAGTAGCTTAG gGCACAGTTCTCTTGGAAATTTACCAAGTCTTTCCTATGGTAGTGTATATATGAAATTGTGGCATGGATTATGCAGTCTTGACAATGATCCTCATCCTGTGGTTGCTACTATGTCTCAGAAGGTCACAAATCATATTCGAAATCAG GTCAAAGAATCCTCTGCACCTAAGGAagtaattgaaacaaaaatatcttCGTCACTGTCTCTTCCGCCTTCTCCATCAAATCGTACCACATATTTAAG taatagcaAAGGAGAATCACCACCTACAGTAAACTCTGGGACAGATTTATTACGTTCGTCGAGAATACCATTGCATGGCAATCGTTCAAGGAAACCAATTCCCAACACA ATTTCAGAAGAAGCAGATGAAGTTGCTGGAATTAAAACACCATTAACTACTTCACAATTTGTTGAGTGGAGTTGTGCTCAATTTGCTCAGCCTGTTAGTTTAGAAATTGAAACTGAATCAATGAATGACATGGAAAGTAGAGCACATTATGAAAGAGAATGGCG ATACTtaagaaataagaaacaaaGATGTGATGCAAGAGAAGAACAATTACGTGCAGTACAAAGTAGGGTAGaatcacaagtatttcatacaAGGTGTTCACATTCTCCAGAAGTTTTAACATTTCATCCTTTTGAACCTCATTTGGCTGTAGCATTGAAAGATTATTTCGG ggTATGGGATTGTCAAACCGGTACAAAGTTAACTTATTGTGCAAGTCATGGAAATAAAATGTCTCGTATTACAGCGCTGGAGTTTATTAATgctcacgatataacgttattaatggCTGGATCTGACGATGGTTCGGTTAGAGTGTGGAAAAATTATAGTAGTATGTTAAATCGCGATCCAGTTTTACTTACTGCTTGGCAAGCAATGGCTGATATACAACCTGCTACAAAAGCAACTACCG CAACAGCTGGATTAGTTACTAAGTGGGAGCAAAGATCCCTTACATTGGCTGTAACAGGTGATGTTCGTATTGTCAGACTTTGGGATGCAGAGACTGAATTAAAGAAACAAGATATACCAACAGGTGCTGATTGTTGTGCTACATGCGTTGATGTCGATGGTATAG GTGCCATGATGGCAGTAGGTTGTGGAGATGGTTCAGTTCGTTTATTTGATAGAAGATTGCCCCCTTTAGAATCAAGAGTTATGATTTGGAGAGAGCATACAGCATGGGTGCTAGGCACATCTTTGAGAAAATGTGAAAGATCTGCACCGCAACTGTTCACTGGATCATCTTCAGGAGATATTAGAATATTTGATCTTAGAAAAAATTCTTCTGTGAGCACTGTACAGATAACACAAGGTATTACAGCATTGGCAGCACATGAAATGGCTGATATTTTTGCGTG TGGATCAACGAATCACTGTATAAGTGTATATAACACTATGGGTCAACACCTAAACACAATAAAATTTCATGAAGGATTTATGGCCACTCGTATTAGTCCAGTAAGTTGTCTAAGTTTTCATCCCTATCGTGTGATTCTAGCAGCTGGTTGCGTAGACAATACTATCACAGCATATGCGTCTGAATCACGCAGATGA